A single region of the Brienomyrus brachyistius isolate T26 chromosome 10, BBRACH_0.4, whole genome shotgun sequence genome encodes:
- the tmem35 gene encoding novel acetylcholine receptor chaperone, with protein MASPRTITIVALSLALGLFFVFMGTIKLTPRLSKDAYSEMKRAYKSYAKALPGLKKVGISSVLLRKVIGTLEVACGIVMTLVPGKPKDMANFLLLLVMLVVLFFHQLVGDPLKRYAHALVFGILLTCRLLVARQNEDQPEGEESREQLVNNQEKNKVKLS; from the exons ATGGCCTCTCCAAGGACAATCACCATCGTAGCCCTTTCCTTGGCCCTTGGcttgttttttgtatttatggGCACGATCAAGCTCACACCGAGACTAAGCAAAGATGCATACAGTGAGATG AAACGGGCATACAAGAGCTATGCCAAGGCTTTGCCAGGCCTGAAGAAGGTGGGCATCAGCTCAGTACTGCTGCGCAAGGTCATTGGAACACTGGAGGTGGCCTGTGGGATAGTAATGACGCTGGTTCCCGGGAAGCCCAAGGACATGGCCAACTTCCTGCTGCTGCTAGTCATGCTGGTGGTGCTGTTTTTTCACCAGCTGGTGGGTGACCCCCTGAAACGCTACGCCCACGCCCTGGTCTTTGGCATCCTTCTTACCTGTCGCCTCCTGGTGGCCCGGCAGAATGAGGACCAGCCCGAAGGAGAGGAGAGCAGGGAGCAGCTGGTCAACAATCAGgagaaaaataaagtaaaattgtCGTAA
- the LOC125750266 gene encoding uncharacterized protein LOC125750266: protein MSKAVMIDSYEMTAIWMGRTSKVKMSPMDFQTVLGIVNVHYHWMLMVISLHEKKCVFLDPMGETSGNIKRCSEATRAFMRKKGCNVSRWPCSALPHARQRDGSSCGILTLKFAECILKGVPINILTTEEAVNQMRWDVAMKLLEESDNLSNLCHYCGLDENEDPNWICCDNCGRWYHHECVQRPPLHKNYLCPACK from the exons ATGAGTAAGGCAGTCATGATTGACTCTTATGAAATGACAGCAATCTGGATGGGGAGGACATCCAAAGTTAAA ATGAGTCCAATGGATTTCCAAACAGTTTTGGGCATTGTTAATGTGCATTACCACTGGATGCTGATG GTGATCTCTCTGCATGAGAAAAAGTGTGTTTTCCTGGACCCAATGGGAGAGACTTCAGGAAATATAAAGAGATGCTCAGAAGCAACAAG GGCTTTCATGCGGAAAAAGGGGTGTAATGTGTCCAGATGGCCCTGCAGTGCTCTGCCACATGCACGTCAGCGAGACGGTTCATCATGTGGCATTCTTACTTTAAAA TTTGCTGAGTGCATCTTGAAGGGAGTGCCAATCAACATCCTGACCACAGAGGAGGCTGTGAACCAGATGAGGTGGGATGTTGCAATGAAACTTCTTGAAGAATCAG acaatctcagcaACCTGTGTCATTATTGTGGGTTGGATGAAAATGAAGACCCAAATTGG ATCTGCTGTGATAATTGTGGGAGGTGGTACCACCATGAGTGCGTACAGAGGCCGCCACTGCACAAGAACTACCTGTGCCCtgcatgtaaataa